One Methanofollis sp. DNA segment encodes these proteins:
- a CDS encoding ubiquitin-like small modifier protein 1: MKVIVRSFATFRKILENEREVECLEGATVGDLIYMLIAERPALRDAIFAAPGILQDHVNILRNGRNIHFEEGLQTAVADRDVISLFPPVGGG, encoded by the coding sequence ATGAAAGTCATTGTGAGGTCATTTGCGACATTCAGAAAGATCCTGGAGAACGAGCGGGAGGTCGAGTGCCTGGAAGGTGCGACTGTCGGAGATCTCATCTATATGCTCATCGCGGAGAGGCCGGCCCTCAGGGACGCGATCTTCGCCGCGCCAGGCATCCTCCAGGACCATGTCAATATCCTGAGGAACGGGAGGAACATCCACTTCGAGGAGGGTCTGCAGACAGCCGTCGCGGACCGCGACGTGATCTCGCTCTTCCCGCCTGTCGGCGGCGGATAA
- a CDS encoding DUF1894 domain-containing protein yields the protein MGCVEALNYEILLRNCSFKEYREFIKKHYREYYDVMPGYRIFDLALIGVPPIPIGVDGDYVIFPYTKPCHGTFVLRVEGKEEIQKLRSKK from the coding sequence ATGGGATGCGTAGAGGCGCTTAACTACGAGATACTCCTCAGGAACTGTTCCTTCAAGGAGTACAGGGAATTTATCAAGAAGCACTACCGGGAGTATTACGATGTGATGCCCGGGTACCGCATCTTTGACCTTGCCCTTATCGGCGTTCCCCCGATCCCGATCGGTGTGGACGGCGATTATGTGATCTTCCCGTATACGAAACCGTGTCACGGCACCTTCGTGCTGAGGGTCGAGGGGAAAGAGGAGATACAGAAACTGAGGTCGAAAAAATGA
- a CDS encoding DUF1890 domain-containing protein: MTEMERGSEGQKEGLIMLGCPEAAAQVSVALHIAHGLRKMGLVPVVAGNPSARSLVAMADPDRHYVGEMVDLDACIEALVAHEQDYAVSFVLIHRESGVSYAGTVGSVSAGRLVTVVFGKEAGELAGLIDFPCERVVAKAVHNVLPLSKEIDRVMGWDA, translated from the coding sequence ATGACAGAAATGGAAAGGGGATCTGAAGGACAGAAAGAGGGGCTGATCATGCTCGGGTGCCCGGAAGCCGCGGCGCAGGTGAGCGTGGCCCTGCACATCGCGCACGGCCTCCGAAAGATGGGCCTCGTGCCGGTCGTCGCCGGCAACCCGTCGGCACGGTCGCTCGTGGCGATGGCCGATCCCGACCGGCATTATGTCGGCGAGATGGTCGACCTCGACGCCTGCATTGAGGCGCTTGTGGCACATGAACAGGACTATGCCGTCTCTTTTGTGCTCATACACAGGGAGAGCGGCGTCAGTTACGCGGGGACGGTCGGCAGCGTCTCTGCCGGGCGCCTTGTGACGGTCGTCTTCGGGAAGGAGGCAGGGGAACTTGCCGGGCTCATCGACTTCCCGTGCGAGCGGGTGGTGGCGAAAGCCGTTCATAATGTTCTGCCACTCTCAAAAGAAATCGACAGGGTGATGGGATGGGATGCGTAG